A genome region from Myxocyprinus asiaticus isolate MX2 ecotype Aquarium Trade chromosome 12, UBuf_Myxa_2, whole genome shotgun sequence includes the following:
- the LOC127448961 gene encoding hyaluronidase-1-like, with amino-acid sequence MERHQHWTCLLVLFWVSLICPIFGHPPTLPYLLTHLPFFTVWNAPTERCASRFGVGLDLSVFDIVHNRDQVFMGDNITIFYSDKLGQYPFYDFHNEPVYGGIPQNASLNQHLWKAGNDLQLYIPDRDFHGLAIIDWEKWRPLWERNWDTKEMYWQGSRALVMAKHPTWNPNQIEAEAVKEFEEASRAFMEETLKLGLTERSGGLWGFYGLPCCYNYQYKKNKTYTGECPPLEMKRNDKLAWLWNVSTALYPDIYLELGLRGRDRDILLYSRHRVLEAIRVREQTTHRPPSVFPYARIAYTYSMEFLSQEDLVHTIGESVALGVGGVVLWGDGNYSQTKKACEAVRDYLDDTLGRYIVNVTEAAFLCSQTMCSSQGRCVRRNLSMATYLHLDPAVWSIVHRTKLPGPVTEGPSFVAYRRFRTVVEDTRLFSDDFKCQCFPGWGGKQCQKPVPESFT; translated from the exons ATGGAAAGGCATCAGCACTGGACGTGTCTTCTGGTGTTGTTTTGGGTCTCTTTGATATGCCCCATCTTTGGCCACCCTCCTACCTTGCCCTACCTCCTGACCCATCTCCCATTTTTCACCGTATGGAACGCACCTACTGAACGCTGTGCATCTCGATTCGGGGTCGGCCTGGACTTGAGCGTCTTTGACATTGTCCACAACCGTGACCAGGTCTTCATGGGCGACAACATCACCATTTTCTACTCTGATAAGTTGGGACAGTATCCATTCTACGATTTTCACAATGAACCAGTTTATGGTGGCATTCCTCAGAATGCCAGCCTAAACCAGCACCTCTGGAAGGCCGGCAATGACTTGCAGTTGTACATCCCTGATCGTGATTTTCACGGACTCGCCATCATCGACTGGGAGAAGTGGCGGCCACTTTGGGAACGTAACTGGGACACTAAGGAAATGTACTGGCAGGGTTCAAGAGCATTAGTTATGGCCAAACACCCTACCTGGAATCCAAATCAAATAGAAGCAGAAGCTGTTAAGGAATTCGAGGAAGCTTCACGGGCGTTCATGGAAGAGACATTAAAACTGGGCCTCACAGAGCGCTCTGGAGGATTATGGGGGTTTTATGGTTTACCCTGCTGCTACAATTATCAGTACAAGAAGAATAAAACTTATACAGGTGAGTGTCCACCTCTGGAAATGAAGAGGAATGATAAACTTGCTTGGCTTTGGAATGTCAGCACGGCCCTGTACCCTGATATCTATCTAGAGTTGGGGCTCAGGGGTCGCGATCGTGATATTTTGCTGTACAGCCGTCATCGTGTCCTGGAAGCCATTAGGGTGAGAGAACAGACCACCCACAGACCGCCATCTGTGTTTCCTTATGCCCGGATTGCCTACACCTACTCTATGGAGTTTCTGTCACAG GAAGACTTGGTTCACACTATTGGTGAAAGTGTAGCGCTAGGAGTTGGAGGTGTTGTACTGTGGGGAGATGGAAACTACTCACAAACGAAG AAAGCCTGTGAAGCAGTGCGAGATTACCTGGATGACACACTTGGTCGCTACATTGTGAACGTGACAGAAGCGGCATTTCTCTGCAGCCAGACCATGTGCTCGTCCCAGGGGCGATGTGTCAGGCGGAACCTGAGCATGGCGACATACCTGCATCTCGACCCGGCCGTATGGTCCATCGTTCACAGAACCAAGCTGCCTGGCCCTGTAACTGAGGGTCCATCTTTTGTAGCTTACAGAAGGTTTAGGACGGTTGTGGAGGACACAAGACTTTTTTCAGATGATTTTAAGTGTCAGTGTTTTCCAGGCTGGGGAGGTAAACAATGCCAGAAACCAGTTCCTGAGTCATTTACATAA